The Lactobacillus acidophilus DNA segment GCGAAACAAGTGCCGCTGCTAGCCGATTTCCTTCAAAAGATTTAGCTAATTGATAGCCAAGCGCTAATGCAAAGAAAAAAGCAAATAGCGAAAATGTACCTCGCCATACTAAATTACTAATTGAAACCAATGGCTGCATTGCAAAAGCAAAAGTAGTCCAGCTCAAATGAGTTTGAGCTGCTTCTATTAAGCTCTTAATTAAAACGGCCAATGACCCCGCGATCGTGATTGGCATCAAAGATACAAAAGCATCCCTTAATGCTACCAACCATCTAATCCGTCCCAACCGACTAGCTATAGGTAAAACATAATCTTCTAACCATCTAACTAATCGATTCATTTCTTCACCTTCAAGTAATGTGGATGATAACCCTTATTTTTATTTCGCTTCTTGCGTTTCTTAGATTTAGCAGACTTTTTAGGTTCAGTTATTTTCTTTTTATCTTCTTTATCTTTCTTATCTTTTTTATTTTTAGGCTTCTTCGTTGTTAAATGATAGCCGGCAAAGTATGCTCGCTCAATTTCAACTTGATCTGCTAAAAGTTTTTTCAAATCACGGAAATCATGATCATCACCTAATGTAACAACATATCCTTCCGCATTCATTCTTCCAGTTCGACCAGCGCGATGCATATACGTATTTTGCTCACTAGGAATATCAAAATTAATCACGTATGTTACGCCTGGAATATCAAGCCCACGTGCAGCCAAATCTGTAGCTAAAAGAAGCTTAGTCTTGCCACTAGCTAAGTCACTCAGAGCTTTTTCACGTCTTTGTTTACTAAATTCATTAGCTAGTAGTTCAAACTTAGTTTTAGTATGCCCAAAAATTCCAGCAAAACGCATCATCGTTTTATTTGAATCAAAGAAAAGAATACCTTTAAAATGATCTAATTTTGTCATTCTTTGTAAGAATTCAATTTTATGTTGATTATCAACTTGCAGAAAATAATGCTTAGTAGTTGATTCTTGTTCATTTCTGACATCAACCAAAAGAAAATGTCGATTAAATATTTCTTCGGCATCCTTAGTAATTTCTGAATCAGTTGCACCGAAAAGTAAAACTTGACTATCATGACCCAAGTTTTGACCTAATGATGACAATAATTCAAGCTTAGTAAATTCCAAAATATCGTCTGCTTCATCAATAATCAAAGTCTTGATTTGATTAATCTTAATTCGACCACTTGAAAAGAAATCAAAGAATCTTCCTGGAGTTGCCACAATAACTTCAGGATGCTTTTTCTTTAAGTTATCTTCTTGTCTTTTACGGTTTCCTGCGCCTACTAAACTAGCACCCTTTAAACCCAACACATGAAGATATGGATTAATTGCATGACGAATTTGCACAGCCAATTCAGTAGTAGGTGCAATAATTACAACGCCATTAGCACTGCCCTTTTGAATCTTTTCTAAGCTAGGAATGGCATATGCCAAAGTCTTTCCAGTTCCAGTTTTAGCTAAACCAACTATACTTGCACCATTTTTAATAGCGTCATAAGTTTGTTTTTGAATTAAAGTAGGTTTAGTTTTATGTTCTTTTTGTAAAACTTGTTCTATTTTTTCTTGATACATTATTGTGTTAACTGCCCATATTTCTGTTTATACTGACCAACGGTTCCATTATACGAATACATTGTCACGCCTTTTTCTAGTCCTGCTAAATTTTTCACCCGTCCATTAGTCGTGTAACGCCAAAATGAATATTTCAATTTATTAGGTGATTTTGCATCCGAAGACATAAATTTAGTCTGCGCATCGAAATAATTATGATATTTATAATCAATATTGATAATTACACTCTTACCATGTTTTTCCAACATCCTAGTGAATTGTCCCATTGATCTTAAATATTTCTTGCTTCTACTATTTATCGGTTCAATCAAAATTGGTAGACTTCCAGTATTATTCCCTACCTGACTAAAAAAATAGCGATAATGCTGCAAAGGCGTAGATTCATTACTATAAGTGATCATACTACCAAAAGCAAGTTTTGTTCCCAAAATCTGATCACGATATGACAAATAATTTTCATCAAAATATGATCTACCTTGCGTAGCTTTTAAATAAACAAAAGAGATACCATTTGACTGTAACTTATGCAAATCAACATAATCGACATCTTGATTAAGTTGAATACCAATTGCACTTGAATTAGAGCTAGGCGGCAAAGTTGTTTGCTTTTTCAAATTAAAAAAGCCTATCAAAAGAAAAGCAATTGCCAAAATTAATAAAGTCAAAATTGCTGGCAATGTATATTTATGATGATATCTTTTCATAGCCTTTCCCCCTAACTATTATTTTAACCAAAAAAGTGCTCCATACCAACCTTAGATGATCTATGTGCTAAAATTAATTCAACATTATTTTTCGAGGTGAAATATGTGAAAAGGCAGATTTCTTTTGGTCAGGCTTTGGCCACTGTAGTAGGTTCTGTAATTGGAGCTGGCGTTTTCTTTAAAATTGGTACGATTACTGCACAAACAGGTAGTAGTTCGATGACACTACTTGTATGGGTACTTGCCGGGATTATTTCAATCGCATCAGGATTAACAATTTCAGAAATTGCCGCCAGCCTTAAAATCAACGGAGCTATTAAATATTTAGACTATACCTATGGTCGTGTTTGGGGATTCTTATTTGGCTGGGCTCAAATGATTGTTTATTTTCCCGCACAAATTGGTGCATTAAGCTCAATTTTTGGCGTTCAATTTGTTTCATTATTTGGAATCGAAGCTAAATATTCTAACTTAATTGCAGTTATACTAGTCTTATTTTTATTAAGTATCAATTTAATTGGAACTAAATTTTCTAGTAAAATGCAATCAGTTATTACTATCTTAAAAATAATCCCAATAATCTTAATTATTGTTTTGGGACTATTCAACCAAAATAAGGTTAGCGCACCAATTTTTCCAGTGACTGTAGGTAGTAGCAAGGATCTCATCGGTTCATTGAGTCAAGGTCTACTCTCTGCCCTATTTGCATTCGAAGGATGGATTGTTGTTACTAATCTCGCAAATGAAGTAAAAAATCCTG contains these protein-coding regions:
- a CDS encoding DEAD/DEAH box helicase codes for the protein MYQEKIEQVLQKEHKTKPTLIQKQTYDAIKNGASIVGLAKTGTGKTLAYAIPSLEKIQKGSANGVVIIAPTTELAVQIRHAINPYLHVLGLKGASLVGAGNRKRQEDNLKKKHPEVIVATPGRFFDFFSSGRIKINQIKTLIIDEADDILEFTKLELLSSLGQNLGHDSQVLLFGATDSEITKDAEEIFNRHFLLVDVRNEQESTTKHYFLQVDNQHKIEFLQRMTKLDHFKGILFFDSNKTMMRFAGIFGHTKTKFELLANEFSKQRREKALSDLASGKTKLLLATDLAARGLDIPGVTYVINFDIPSEQNTYMHRAGRTGRMNAEGYVVTLGDDHDFRDLKKLLADQVEIERAYFAGYHLTTKKPKNKKDKKDKEDKKKITEPKKSAKSKKRKKRNKNKGYHPHYLKVKK
- a CDS encoding GH25 family lysozyme, producing the protein MKRYHHKYTLPAILTLLILAIAFLLIGFFNLKKQTTLPPSSNSSAIGIQLNQDVDYVDLHKLQSNGISFVYLKATQGRSYFDENYLSYRDQILGTKLAFGSMITYSNESTPLQHYRYFFSQVGNNTGSLPILIEPINSRSKKYLRSMGQFTRMLEKHGKSVIINIDYKYHNYFDAQTKFMSSDAKSPNKLKYSFWRYTTNGRVKNLAGLEKGVTMYSYNGTVGQYKQKYGQLTQ
- a CDS encoding APC family permease is translated as MKRQISFGQALATVVGSVIGAGVFFKIGTITAQTGSSSMTLLVWVLAGIISIASGLTISEIAASLKINGAIKYLDYTYGRVWGFLFGWAQMIVYFPAQIGALSSIFGVQFVSLFGIEAKYSNLIAVILVLFLLSINLIGTKFSSKMQSVITILKIIPIILIIVLGLFNQNKVSAPIFPVTVGSSKDLIGSLSQGLLSALFAFEGWIVVTNLANEVKNPENDLSRAIISGLSIVTLIYVLINYTFLTVLPINQLVNNDNAAFEASMKLFGQFGGKLITIGILISVYGAANAFMLTGMRTPYILAQDRLLPFSNKIGKANIHTGVPVTGALIVDAIAIIMIILGNFTVLTDMLVFVMWTFNTMLSIAVVILRKREPELRRPFKVPWYPIIPIISVLGGLFIVISTIINQFLLSLIGIGLTLIGLPIYYHMQKKNQN